From a single Sus scrofa isolate TJ Tabasco breed Duroc chromosome 13, Sscrofa11.1, whole genome shotgun sequence genomic region:
- the OLIG2 gene encoding oligodendrocyte transcription factor 2 → MDSDASLVSSRPSSPDPDDLFLPARSKGSGGSGFTGGTVSSSTPSDCPPELSTELRGAMGAAGGHPGDKLGGGGFKSSSSSTSSSTSSAAASSTKKDKKQMTEPELQQLRLKINSRERKRMHDLNIAMDGLREVMPYAHGPSVRKLSKIATLLLARNYILMLTNSLEEMKRLVSEIYGGHHAGFHPSACGGLAHSAPLPAATAHPAAAAHAAHHPAVHHPILPPAAAAAAAAAAAAAVSSASLPGSGLSSVGSIRPPHGLLKSPSAASAAPLGGGGGSSGGSGGFQHWGGMPCPCSMCQVPPPHHHVSAMGAGSLPRLTSDAK, encoded by the coding sequence ATGGACTCGGACGCCAGCCTGGTGTCTAGCCGCCCGTCGTCGCCAGACCCCGATGACCTTTTTCTGCCAGCCCGGAGCAAGGGCAGCGGGGGCAGCGGCTTCACGGGGGGCACCGTGTCCTCGTCCACACCGAGCGACTGCCCGCCAGAGTTGAGCACCGAGCTGCGCGGCGCCATGGGAGCAGCGGGCGGGCACCCGGGGGACAAACTGGGCGGTGGCGGCTTCAAGTCGTCTTCGTCCAGCACCTCGTCGTCCACGTCGTCAGCGGCTGCGTCGTCCACCAAGAAGGACAAGAAACAGATGACtgaacccgagctgcagcagcTACGCCTCAAGATCAACAGCCGCGAGCGAAAGCGGATGCACGACCTCAACATCGCCATGGACGGGCTGCGCGAGGTCATGCCCTATGCGCACGGCCCGTCCGTGCGCAAGCTCTCCAAAATCGCCACGCTGCTGCTGGCGCGCAACTACATCCTCATGCTCACCAACTCGCTGGAGGAGATGAAGCGACTGGTGAGCGAGATCTACGGCGGCCACCACGCCGGCTTCCACCCATCGGCCTGCGGCGGCCTGGCGCACTCGGCGCCCCTGCCCGCGGCCACCGCGCACCCCGCGGCCGCCGCGCACGCAGCGCACCACCCGGCCGTGCACCACCCCATCTTGCCTccggccgcggccgccgccgctgcAGCTGCGGCCGCCGCTGCGGTGTCCAGCGCCTCCCTGCCCGGCTCCGGGTTGTCATCAGTCGGCTCGATTCGGCCCCCTCACGGCCTGCTCAAGTCTCCATCGGCGGCATCAGCAGCCccgctggggggcgggggcggcagcAGCGGGGGCAGTGGAGGCTTCCAGCACTGGGGCGGCATGCCTTGCCCCTGCAGCATGTGCCAGGTGCCACCGCCGCACCACCACGTGTCGGCCATGGGCGCCGGCAGCCTGCCGCGCCTCACCTCCGACGCCAAGTGA